A genomic stretch from Fusibacter sp. A1 includes:
- a CDS encoding MarR family winged helix-turn-helix transcriptional regulator: protein MNEDKRGLKIIKIMKMIQKEHRHAMVKEFEELNLTGPQGMMVIILIKEGPLKISEISEKMGLSNSTVSGIVDRLEKLSYVIRIRDDQDRRVVRVGLTDTFRAESKNRFKRGDLYWDQIMEIATPEEAEQVIKGLRVLEELMKRAKKQNEEDA, encoded by the coding sequence TTGAACGAGGATAAACGCGGGCTAAAGATCATTAAAATCATGAAAATGATACAAAAAGAGCACCGCCATGCCATGGTGAAGGAGTTTGAGGAGTTGAATCTGACCGGTCCGCAAGGGATGATGGTCATCATTCTCATCAAGGAGGGCCCGCTCAAAATATCGGAGATCAGTGAAAAGATGGGGCTCTCCAACAGCACGGTCTCTGGAATCGTCGACCGGCTTGAAAAACTCAGTTACGTGATTAGGATCCGTGACGATCAGGATAGAAGGGTTGTCAGGGTAGGTCTTACAGACACCTTTCGGGCGGAATCTAAAAACAGGTTCAAGAGGGGAGATCTTTACTGGGACCAGATCATGGAGATAGCCACACCCGAGGAAGCCGAGCAAGTCATCAAGGGACTAAGAGTGCTTGAAGAACTGATGAAAAGAGCAAAAAAACAGAACGAGGAGGACGCTTAA